Below is a window of Malania oleifera isolate guangnan ecotype guangnan chromosome 1, ASM2987363v1, whole genome shotgun sequence DNA.
atgccttcaattcatgcaactttgaaaagggcaatttttttgaaaggctatatctataatcgtgttggcgttgtcaacttgatgagacaattcactggaggaaaggagttgctaagacctgcagttacaagatttgcaactgccttcatcactcttcgttcaatccatcttcaaaagaataacttgaggaagatgtttacttctgaagattggaatactactaaatgggcaaaggaggcggctggcaaaagagcagctactattgttttgatgcctactttttggagtaccatcgtctatgctcttaagttaacaggtccacttgttcatgtactccgtttggttgatggggaaaagaagcctgcaatgggatatatttatgaagcaatggatagggctaaggaagccatagctaaggcttttggtgagagagaggataaattcaaggaggcatttgaaattattgatacgaggtggggatgccaactccatcaaccgttgcatgcagctgcacactacttgaatccagaatttttttattcaaaccccaacattttgcaagatgaagaaattatgacGGGTTTGTACAAATGTGTTGGAAGGTTACTGCCAACtattgaaatgcaagataaagtttcaaatgagttggaaaaatacaatgccgctagtggcgtctttggaattagtttggtagtgagacaaaggaagacaaaagcaccaggtaaagtggcatttgtactacctcttcatttttgaaaattatttttgctatttacctagtaggtattcatttaaaatttattttataacagcgcaatggtggatggcatatggatcaacaactccaaacttgcaaaagtttgctgtgaaaattcttagcctcacgtgtagtgctaccggctgcgaaagaaattggagcatattccaacatgtaagtcattagtatatcatggattaattattaaagaacaagaactaccaatctactgctttttagaatcattattaaccatattactttaaactttttgcagcttcatagcaaaaggagaaataggctatcccagcaacgcttgaatgatttggtatttgtgaaatataatcgaactctgaggcgtcgatacgacaaacgtgacaccattgatcccatcctcctgaaggacattgatgatagtaatgagtggttgattggtaggatggatggtgattctgatgaggatgatgaacttgtgtttgaagatgataatttgacttgggattctgttgctagagccgctggactaaataaccccccgcatcacactagatcaagaataagtacaaatATGCCATCATCGTCTAAAGGAAGAGGAAGGGCTTCATCTAGTAGTGCAACCACTGCTAGGGGTcggaccacaatgttggaacttgtagatgaggatgaaatccaagtggatagtgcagaggagacggaagaggaaaaagatgttggagaaaacagttctaatgatgaagaggaagatgatgatatcttcaccgacctagttgatgatgagtgatgagtgatgattgaggaggatttttagattttatattttgaaatcttttattgtactcttttcttttgatgttgaactatgttgaattgttgaggCTTTTGGGCTTTGtcttggcaattttattaaatttccaatttttttattgaatgttttgacattttaaattctaatatgactagatattcatatgttcatatataaattaccccaaatagatattttacaccattttaataattgtgcgcctcaccttcgtgaggcgcgcgccttcgcctcgcgcctcgcgcctcggcttcaaagaccctttgcgcctcggctcgcctcgcgcctctgactactatgTCTCACAGCCACTCGACCAaatatatccttcgcaacaagtgttgtaaGATTCTCAATTCCCCGagaacaagtcactaggatgcaAAAACTTgccctttgagatatctcaaagatgCACCAgtgagaggtctcttatatcaggatcgAGGTCACGTGTATATCCAAggatatacagatgcaaattgggtCCGATTGCCTTCCGACCGAAGATCCACAACCAagtactatatttttttttttttatggtaatTTGATGTCTtgaaaaagtaagaaacaaactatggtggccaAGTCAAATGTTGAATCAGAGTATAAGGCTACAATACACACTACATGTGAAcgtgtttggttgaagaacaatgttgaaagaactaggttttccacattcttagcCTATGTAGTTGAGTTGTGATAATtgagctgctattcatattgcctccaaccccaTCTTCCATGGGCAAACAAAGCTAATTGAAactgattgccactttgtttgggagaaacttatacaaaagctcattacaaccactcaaaTGAAGTTTGAGTTTAAGCTAgctgatttattcactaaagcaAGGTAGGAGCATAtaatatatatgctccagcttgagggggagtgttaatggtttaGACATTTCGCATTATTATTATGCATtagagttatgttagtaagtgtgagtgAGTAAGTGTATTATgagtattatggtcattggtattatACTTGACATATGTTATAAATAGAAGGTGAGACCTATCATTAAGGTtaagtcttccattttacccCAATTATTCAACACATATGTCTAGAATCAATACACTGGGCATGCCCTAACAATATCCAAATTGCCTACCAAATCTGTGAGGACTATATGATTCTACCAAGTACCAGTTGTTCCTTCACAATGTCAAGTAGCACAAACAAAGGTTCACTAAATAATCAAAACCATCATTCCTTAGGGGTTTGTTTGCTATGCCTACCAATTCAACATCATTGACTTCTTTTGATCTAGTTAATTGCCAAAAAACAATTGTGAGATGTTGGATTACTTTCCAATTGGAAATAGGACCTATGCTTATATAGTGAAAATGACCTCCATAAGCAAATATAGGTGGTCTTGCAGAAACACATTTCGAAGTTGTATGGACATTGAAATAAGCATCCATCCAAGCATACACTTAATGCCTAGGAAGTATAATTGGGCATTCTCCGAATCCCTCCTCATATGTAGATATTTGATTAAAACTATTGTAAATGCTCGCCATGATAGGTATCGCTAAACTAAAGCATATGTCGCGAGCCATCAAACTAACAactttaaaagtttttggttgaaTAAAACTACTATTGATACATAACCAAGTTGATAGAAATGTTGCAAGATACACTTCATCTTCATTATCAAAATCAACACCTAGGCCGACAGAAACAAAATCTACCTCAGGAGTATGATTACGAGGCTAAGACATCCAAACAAGATACAAAACTCAAGGTGTACACTAAAGAGTCATCACAAGTCCCAGGCAAGACAAAAAGGTTTTGGTGACAATAGTGCCCATGAAACCAAAACTTGATCCTTGATTGAGATAGTTACCCTATGTTTGGTAGAAAGGAAGGGGTCGTCATCTTCTTGTCGGGCACAAAGGTAGCCATATAAAAGAAACCTATAGCTAAAAGGAAGAACATGATTGCTGGAATCATCAAACTGTCAATCTCTTCAAGACTTGGAGTTACCTTGTCATAAAGAAATCCAGTGATGGGAAGTCCCGCTAAATTTCTTAAAATCCCACAAATAAATTGAGAGCTCACCATCAATGATTTAGAGAGAGTTAGTAGTGGACCACCAAGCCTTACAAAAAGTGCAAGCCACATAAGGACAGTGGTAATACACAAATATAAATGCTATGATGGCAAAGTAACACCAACTTCCTCCAAAACATTCTCGTTCTGCCCAAGAACAAGTTCTACCCACTCCCAGTATccaacaaaagaaataaaataaacttGCAATTGGATTCCTTCCCAATGGATTTGCTGCTCGAAATGGCATTGTCCTAGGGTCAAGGGAAGATCTCTTGTTTCCACACATCATGGTGGCTAGTCTGGAGTTTCAACACATTCTTTGGCGTTTTTCTTGAGTTTTGTCTTGCTATTAATGAAACAACAACTGCATCTACTTTTTCATCCAACAACTCAAATGATAAAGGTTGAAAAATTGTCATTCGACCATCCTTGAACAACTTCCAATCACAGAGGTGTGATAAGGACATATAATAGCATCTTCCTCCCTTTTATGAGTGTTACCACAAATCAACATGATGATACACAAATTACACTTTTCTTAAAATGTGCGTTTTGAGAAAAAGGATATTCTTCGGATGGTAACATTGCTGCTCTCGCACCTTGGTCATGTTTGACAATTTTCCACTGCAATATCTACGCATCCATACATAAAGAAAACAacacaataataaatatataaaaaaggatgaaaataagTCTAAGAGTTGAGCTGGGAAAACATTGGCAATTGGTCGGCAATAGGTCATTGGTAACCATAATATTCAAGTGCGGGTAAAATTGTATTATTAAGATGATGTGCCAGGACAAGCAAGTTAAGAAGACATCAATTATCAGTCGGCAAGCAGTCATTGGTAATTACAATATCTAGGTGAGGATAAAATTGTATTACCAAGACAACATGCCAAAAGAAGCAAGCCGGAAAGACATCGGTGATTGGTCAATGATCAATCATTGGTAACTACAATATctgaataaggataaaattatatTATCAGGACAATGTGTGCCAAGAGAAGCAAGTCAAAAAGACATCAGTGATTAGTCGGCAAACGGTCATTGGTAACTACAATATCCAGATGAGGGTAAAATATATTACTACAATGATGTCTTAAGAAAAGTAAGTCGTGAAGATATTGGCGATCAATCGGTGATAGTCATTGGTAACTACAATATTTCGATGAGTAAAACTGTATTACCAAGATGACATGACAAAAAAAGCAAGTCAAGAAGACATTGGCAATCAATTAGCAATCGGTCATTAATAACCACAAATCCAAGTGAGGGTAAAATTATATAAACAAGACAACATGCCAAAAGAAGCAATTCGGGAAGACATTGGAAGTCAGACAGTGATTGGTCAATGGTAATTACAATATTCAAGTGAGGGTAAAATTGTATTACCAAGGCAACGTGCCAAGAAATAGAATCGAAAAAGTAATCCGGGAAGATTTGTTAGCGATGCATCTTTGGAgacttaacaaaaaaaaattatattataagtATAAGATACCGAAAAACTGTGAAAAAACATACCTAAAAAGATCTAACACTCTAGAATGGAAAAGTGCACAAGAAAGTTACGCCCCAAAAGAATCATGCGAATGTCTTACACAAGATTGTCAAACTCGTGAAGAAAGAAAAATTACTTCTATAATTGAAACAACATAGATAAATTTCTTCAAGGTGCTTccttaaaattcttaaaaaaattaagtgttacatgtatatatatatatatatattagttaatGGGAGGTAGAATATTGGTGTGCATTTGTGGAATAAGCAAAACTTTAACCGAAGGAAGAATTGAAAGATGGTATATATGCAATCATGTGATGCCATGTTTGGCATCGTCATCACTCATCATCATTGCTTAATGATGCATACATGTATCATGACATTCAAAGGTCAAGCAAATATTATGATAATGCTTGAACGAGACATGGCAAGTATACATAGGGAAGCTTTACCAAATGGAGCAACTGCGGCTTATTCAACGaaaagtagactagggttttattTAATGTGCAAAGTGCAAAATGTGGGGTGGCCGAAAGGTACACTAAAGGGCTTTGTAATATTAAAAACCATTA
It encodes the following:
- the LOC131166975 gene encoding uncharacterized protein LOC131166975 — its product is MAYGSTTPNLQKFAVKILSLTCSATGCERNWSIFQHLHSKRRNRLSQQRLNDLVFVKYNRTLRRRYDKRDTIDPILLKDIDDSNEWLIGRMDGDSDEDDELVFEDDNLTWDSVARAAGLNNPPHHTRSRISTNMPSSSKGRGRASSSSATTARGRTTMLELVDEDEIQVDSAEETEEEKDVGENSSNDEEEDDDIFTDLVDDE